In the genome of uncultured Pseudodesulfovibrio sp., one region contains:
- a CDS encoding YqaJ viral recombinase family protein: MTMTREQWLAERKLGIGGSDAAAVLGLSPWKSNVELWEEKTGRREDQDMSDNAYVQYGVAAEPLIRAMFALDYPQYEVRHDANLSKANGLYPQLRASLDGELTEIETGRFGILEIKAAFINSRADRDKWNGVVPQHYYIQVLHNMYVTEADFGVLKARFVSNWDGLFVSEKTYFFERADHEASITYLVERELAFWRDVEADKRPDLILPEI; this comes from the coding sequence ATGACCATGACCCGCGAACAATGGCTGGCCGAGCGCAAGCTGGGCATAGGCGGAAGCGATGCAGCCGCCGTCCTGGGCCTGAGTCCCTGGAAGAGCAACGTGGAACTCTGGGAAGAGAAGACCGGGCGCCGCGAAGACCAGGACATGTCCGACAACGCCTACGTGCAGTATGGCGTGGCGGCCGAACCCCTGATCCGGGCCATGTTCGCTCTCGACTACCCGCAATACGAGGTCAGGCACGATGCAAACCTCTCCAAGGCCAACGGTCTGTATCCGCAACTGCGGGCCTCGCTGGACGGCGAATTGACGGAGATTGAAACCGGACGATTTGGGATACTTGAGATCAAGGCCGCGTTCATCAACAGCCGGGCGGACCGGGACAAGTGGAACGGCGTCGTCCCGCAGCACTACTACATTCAGGTGCTTCACAACATGTACGTGACCGAAGCCGACTTCGGAGTCCTGAAGGCCCGGTTCGTCAGTAATTGGGACGGATTGTTCGTCTCTGAAAAAACCTACTTTTTCGAACGCGCCGACCACGAAGCAAGCATCACCTATCTGGTTGAAAGAGAGCTCGCCTTTTGGCGCGACGTCGAAGCCGACAAGCGGCCGGACTTGATCCTGCCTGAAATTTAA